A window from Lactiplantibacillus pentosus encodes these proteins:
- the trmD gene encoding tRNA (guanosine(37)-N1)-methyltransferase TrmD, with protein MQIDILSLFPEMFAGPLHESMIGNAIENQVINVDVTNFRDFTTDKHNHVDDYPYGGGAGMLLQPQPIFDALASVQEKHPQPGRVILLDPAGVQFNQHVAEDFAKEEHLTFICGHYEGYDERIRSLVTDEVSLGDYVLTGGELGAMVMIDATVRLLPGVLGNEDSAPGDSFSSGLLEYPQYTRPADFRGMKVPDILLSGDHGKIDDWRLEQALKRTYERRPDMLAGLSLSGKARQMLAEIKADAEQA; from the coding sequence ATGCAAATCGATATTTTAAGCCTGTTTCCAGAGATGTTTGCTGGGCCGCTGCACGAATCGATGATTGGCAACGCCATCGAAAATCAGGTCATTAACGTGGATGTGACGAATTTCCGTGATTTTACGACCGATAAACATAACCATGTCGATGACTATCCATACGGCGGTGGTGCTGGCATGTTGCTACAGCCACAACCGATTTTTGATGCATTGGCGAGTGTTCAGGAGAAGCATCCGCAACCCGGACGCGTGATTTTGCTTGATCCAGCTGGGGTTCAGTTTAACCAACACGTCGCCGAAGACTTCGCTAAAGAAGAACACCTGACCTTCATCTGTGGCCATTATGAAGGCTATGATGAACGGATTCGGTCATTAGTGACGGATGAAGTCTCATTAGGCGATTATGTCCTAACTGGTGGCGAACTTGGTGCGATGGTGATGATTGACGCCACTGTTCGCTTGTTGCCAGGTGTGTTGGGGAATGAGGACTCCGCACCAGGGGATTCGTTCTCAAGTGGCTTGTTGGAATATCCCCAATACACACGCCCAGCTGATTTCCGGGGTATGAAAGTCCCTGACATCTTACTGAGTGGGGATCACGGTAAAATCGATGACTGGCGCTTAGAACAGGCGCTTAAACGCACCTATGAACGGCGGCCCGATATGTTAGCGGGTTTGTCGTTGTCTGGCAAGGCGCGGCAGATGCTAGCTGAAATCAAAGCGGACGCGGAACAAGCATAG
- a CDS encoding MFS transporter — translation MNHKRWRVVPAIIATAIMSFAGVLIETSMNVTFPTLMAEFNTTSATIQWVTTSYLLALAIVIPLSTFLVRNFSIKTLFITANLLFALGVLLDFLSPSLLVLVLGRIIQGVGTGIALPLMFDIILNYAPKSKRGLMMGIATMTTSLAPAIGPTYGGLMLSLFDWRRIFLFLLPFLVLSLFLGVDGIGYESHKRGEPFNFISFLCLAIGLSTLLLAIENLSWFLGLISLISFGFFYRFNRNKPILNLTIFKNSQFVTGLFGVLAIQATVLGLSFILPNYLQLRLHVSAALSGLFMFPGAILVAVLAPLSGIIMDRFGPYRPIVLGLMLMFIGMLLTTVYFSRASFMALLMFDVVLMMGVGFAASNLMAVALSQLTKSEQTDGNGILNTLQQFVGAMSTTIVASLFSTFQGTTGGNLGVLLLLIVLTVASVLFMFKGRQMRI, via the coding sequence ATGAATCATAAAAGATGGCGAGTCGTACCAGCAATCATTGCGACAGCGATTATGAGCTTTGCAGGAGTCTTGATTGAAACATCCATGAATGTTACTTTTCCAACTCTAATGGCTGAGTTCAACACCACTAGTGCAACAATTCAATGGGTAACGACTAGCTACTTGTTAGCACTAGCAATCGTTATTCCACTTTCAACTTTTTTAGTTCGTAATTTTTCAATTAAAACACTATTTATCACTGCCAATTTATTATTTGCTTTAGGCGTACTCCTGGATTTTCTTTCTCCAAGTTTATTAGTTCTTGTGCTTGGAAGGATCATTCAAGGAGTCGGAACGGGGATAGCTCTGCCACTAATGTTTGATATCATTTTGAATTACGCACCAAAAAGTAAACGGGGCTTAATGATGGGGATTGCAACGATGACCACTTCTTTAGCGCCCGCAATCGGTCCAACATATGGTGGCTTGATGCTTTCGTTATTTGACTGGCGTCGTATTTTTTTATTTTTGCTTCCATTTTTAGTCCTATCTCTATTTTTAGGTGTGGATGGCATCGGATATGAAAGTCATAAGAGAGGGGAACCATTTAACTTTATTAGTTTTCTCTGCTTGGCAATTGGCCTATCTACATTATTGCTAGCTATAGAAAACTTATCTTGGTTTTTGGGCCTCATCAGCTTGATCAGTTTTGGATTTTTTTATCGTTTCAACAGAAACAAACCAATTCTCAATTTGACTATTTTTAAAAACAGTCAATTTGTTACTGGACTATTTGGTGTGTTAGCGATTCAAGCGACCGTTCTGGGCTTATCTTTTATCCTGCCGAATTATTTACAACTCAGATTACATGTTTCTGCCGCACTATCAGGCCTTTTTATGTTTCCCGGTGCAATTCTGGTTGCAGTTTTGGCCCCTTTGTCCGGCATTATCATGGATCGATTTGGCCCTTATCGCCCAATCGTTTTAGGGCTAATGCTAATGTTTATTGGGATGCTTTTGACAACTGTTTATTTTTCTCGGGCCAGTTTTATGGCGCTATTAATGTTTGATGTTGTATTGATGATGGGTGTTGGTTTTGCGGCGAGCAATCTGATGGCAGTGGCTTTATCGCAACTAACAAAATCTGAACAAACAGATGGAAATGGTATCTTGAATACGCTCCAGCAGTTTGTTGGTGCGATGAGTACAACCATCGTAGCCAGTTTATTTAGTACATTTCAAGGAACAACAGGAGGTAATCTAGGTGTTTTGTTATTGTTAATTGTTCTGACAGTGGCTTCAGTCTTATTCATGTTTAAAGGTAGACAGATGCGTATTTAA
- a CDS encoding KH domain-containing protein produces MADIKALIITVVTPLVQYPDDIQVDFKETTRYLEYNLTVNAEDIGRVIGRQGRVASAIRTIVYSVRVSGPKRVRLTIEDGQQKNS; encoded by the coding sequence ATGGCAGATATTAAAGCTTTAATCATCACAGTTGTTACCCCGTTAGTTCAATACCCGGACGATATTCAAGTCGATTTCAAGGAAACCACACGGTACCTTGAATACAACTTGACGGTTAACGCCGAAGATATTGGTCGGGTCATTGGCCGGCAGGGACGGGTTGCTTCCGCAATTCGGACGATTGTGTATAGTGTCCGAGTTTCAGGACCAAAACGTGTCCGGCTTACGATCGAAGACGGACAACAAAAAAACTCTTGA
- a CDS encoding putative DNA-binding protein, translating to MEIEKNYRINSLFEFYEPLLTNKQKEYIQLYYADDYSLGEIAAEFSVSRQAVYDNIKRTEKILEGYEAKLHLYKDFVERNHEVDAISDYIKQHYHGDTQLIKMIQQLVNLEADSE from the coding sequence ATGGAAATTGAAAAAAATTATCGAATCAATTCGTTATTTGAGTTCTACGAGCCCTTGTTAACGAACAAGCAAAAAGAATATATTCAACTGTACTACGCTGACGACTATTCCTTAGGCGAGATTGCGGCGGAATTCTCCGTTTCACGGCAGGCCGTGTATGACAATATCAAACGGACGGAAAAGATCTTAGAAGGTTACGAAGCTAAGCTGCACCTCTACAAGGACTTCGTGGAACGTAATCATGAAGTCGACGCGATCTCTGACTATATTAAGCAACATTATCATGGGGATACCCAGTTAATTAAGATGATTCAACAACTAGTCAACTTAGAAGCTGACTCAGAATAA
- the rpsP gene encoding 30S ribosomal protein S16 — translation MSVKIRLKRMGSKKNPFYRIVVADSRSPRDGRFIAQVGTYNPLTEPAQVKLEEEDILGWLNNGAQPSDTVKNILSKAGIMKKYHEAKFTK, via the coding sequence ATGTCAGTCAAGATTCGTCTAAAGCGGATGGGTTCAAAGAAAAATCCATTTTACCGGATTGTTGTCGCAGATTCACGTTCACCACGTGATGGTCGTTTTATCGCCCAAGTCGGCACATACAACCCACTTACTGAACCAGCCCAAGTTAAGCTTGAAGAGGAAGATATCCTCGGTTGGTTGAACAATGGTGCCCAACCTTCAGATACGGTTAAGAATATCTTATCCAAGGCCGGTATCATGAAGAAGTACCACGAAGCTAAGTTCACTAAATAA
- the rplS gene encoding 50S ribosomal protein L19 yields the protein MRQNQLIEKITSEQLRTDIPDFRAGDTVRVHARVVEGTRERIQLFEGVVIKRHGSGISETYTVRKISNGVGVERTFPLHTPRVAAIDVVRQGRVRRAKLYYLRNLHGKAARIPERRRG from the coding sequence ATGCGTCAAAATCAATTAATCGAAAAGATCACCAGCGAACAACTTCGTACGGATATCCCTGATTTCCGTGCCGGTGATACAGTTCGTGTTCATGCACGAGTTGTCGAAGGTACTCGCGAACGGATCCAATTATTCGAAGGTGTTGTTATCAAGCGCCATGGTTCCGGTATCAGCGAAACCTATACTGTTCGTAAGATCAGTAACGGTGTTGGTGTGGAACGGACATTCCCATTACACACACCACGGGTTGCCGCAATTGATGTCGTTCGTCAGGGTCGCGTACGTCGTGCCAAGTTATACTACTTGCGTAACTTACATGGTAAGGCTGCTCGTATCCCAGAACGTCGTCGTGGCTAA
- the ffh gene encoding signal recognition particle protein → MAFEGLTERLQKAMTNLRRKGKISESDLRATMREIRLALLEADVNFAVVKDFVKTVRERALGAKVLEGLNPAQQIVKIVDEELTKTMGEKAVPLNKSPKIPTVIMMAGLQGAGKTTTVGKLALKLKNEQNARPLMIAADVYRPAAIEQLQQVGQQIDVPVFQLGTDVDPVEIVRQGMAQAQENHNDYVFIDTAGRLQIDEQLMNELANIKDLVHPDEILLVIDAMTGQNAVNTAEGFNDKLDVTGVVLTKLDGDTRGGAALSIRAVTGKPIKFVGQGEKMTDLDVFHPDRMADRILGMGDMLTLIEKAQQQYDEKQAEEMNLKIQENTFDFNDFIDQLDQVDKMGNMEDIMKMIPGMANNPAMKNLNMDPKDIAHIRAIVYSMTKAEKADPDLLNPSRRRRIAAGSGRPIHEVNRMIKQFNQTKKMMNQMSKGNFSGMEGLMGGANGGGGIGGKMQQMAMKRMVRQTKKKKQKRLAKAMRRRKR, encoded by the coding sequence ATGGCATTTGAAGGCCTAACGGAACGTTTACAAAAAGCAATGACCAATTTACGGCGCAAAGGGAAGATCTCGGAAAGCGATTTACGAGCCACGATGCGTGAAATTCGGTTAGCCTTACTGGAAGCCGACGTTAACTTTGCGGTGGTTAAGGATTTTGTTAAAACGGTTCGCGAACGCGCGCTCGGCGCAAAGGTGCTGGAAGGGTTAAATCCAGCACAACAAATTGTGAAGATCGTTGATGAAGAATTAACGAAAACGATGGGTGAAAAAGCAGTTCCACTGAATAAATCACCTAAAATTCCAACCGTTATCATGATGGCTGGGCTTCAAGGGGCCGGGAAAACGACGACGGTCGGTAAATTAGCCCTGAAGTTGAAGAACGAACAAAACGCACGGCCGTTAATGATTGCGGCTGACGTTTACCGGCCCGCTGCGATTGAACAATTGCAACAGGTTGGTCAGCAGATCGATGTGCCTGTCTTCCAATTAGGGACTGATGTCGATCCCGTGGAGATCGTTCGTCAAGGGATGGCGCAAGCCCAAGAAAATCATAACGATTACGTCTTCATCGATACGGCTGGGCGGCTACAAATCGATGAACAGCTGATGAATGAATTGGCCAACATCAAAGATTTAGTTCATCCAGATGAAATTTTGTTAGTTATCGATGCGATGACTGGGCAAAACGCCGTTAATACTGCCGAAGGGTTTAACGACAAGCTCGACGTCACTGGGGTCGTTTTGACCAAGTTAGATGGTGACACCCGTGGTGGGGCGGCCTTATCAATTCGCGCCGTGACTGGTAAACCCATCAAGTTCGTTGGTCAAGGTGAAAAAATGACCGACTTGGACGTCTTCCACCCAGACCGGATGGCAGACCGAATCCTTGGTATGGGTGATATGCTGACGCTGATCGAAAAAGCGCAACAGCAATACGATGAAAAACAAGCCGAAGAAATGAACCTGAAGATTCAGGAGAATACCTTTGACTTCAACGATTTCATTGACCAATTGGACCAAGTCGACAAGATGGGGAACATGGAAGACATCATGAAAATGATTCCCGGCATGGCCAACAACCCGGCCATGAAGAACCTGAACATGGATCCCAAGGATATTGCACATATTCGTGCGATCGTCTATTCAATGACCAAAGCTGAAAAGGCTGATCCAGACCTACTGAATCCGTCTCGTCGGCGGCGAATCGCGGCCGGTTCTGGACGTCCGATTCATGAAGTCAACCGGATGATCAAACAATTTAATCAGACCAAGAAAATGATGAATCAAATGTCCAAGGGGAACTTCTCCGGTATGGAAGGCCTCATGGGCGGCGCAAATGGCGGTGGCGGCATCGGCGGTAAGATGCAGCAAATGGCGATGAAGCGCATGGTTCGTCAGACGAAGAAGAAAAAACAAAAGCGTTTAGCCAAGGCCATGCGCCGTCGCAAACGCTAA
- the rimM gene encoding ribosome maturation factor RimM (Essential for efficient processing of 16S rRNA), whose protein sequence is MDYYRVGTLVNTHGIRGEVKVVVVTDFPEERFKVGQQLVLFKSPDATTGGITVTVAKAREQKGLYFLTFKGLGNINDVEGYKGWTIKVPAEALHQLPAGEYYYHQIVGLDVVTTDDEPLGTIKEILSPGANDVWVVKRAHGQADVLLPKIPQVIKKVDLDAGVVTVELMEGLID, encoded by the coding sequence ATGGATTACTATCGTGTTGGAACCCTAGTTAATACCCACGGCATTCGTGGTGAAGTGAAGGTCGTCGTCGTGACTGATTTTCCTGAAGAACGGTTCAAAGTTGGGCAACAACTGGTCCTGTTTAAGTCGCCAGATGCAACGACTGGTGGAATTACCGTCACAGTCGCAAAAGCACGCGAACAAAAAGGCCTATATTTCCTGACCTTTAAGGGCTTGGGCAATATTAATGATGTTGAAGGTTATAAGGGATGGACGATCAAAGTGCCCGCTGAAGCCTTGCATCAATTACCAGCCGGTGAGTATTACTATCATCAGATTGTCGGTTTAGACGTCGTGACGACTGATGACGAGCCACTGGGAACGATTAAGGAAATCTTGTCACCAGGCGCCAATGATGTCTGGGTCGTTAAACGAGCACACGGACAAGCGGATGTGTTATTGCCAAAAATTCCGCAGGTCATCAAAAAGGTTGATTTGGATGCCGGGGTCGTGACGGTTGAATTAATGGAAGGGCTGATTGATTAA